A stretch of Rhizobium sp. BT03 DNA encodes these proteins:
- a CDS encoding GlxA family transcriptional regulator: MFLFSPSCQALRDRISGNALHFRRSSIHYRKPWEVALLQRSTERLDIDLLVLPDTNLILIASVIEPLRGANRIAGSELYRWRLLTPDGAPVPTTSHIAIPAEGIFRATTEDKPLFVLASYNWHRSATPALKMQLSQAARYRRIIAGIESGTWLLAEASLLDGLRATVHWEDYEDFALAYPEVGAVKDRFVIDGKRLTTSGSLPTVDLMLEVIRQRQGYSLALEVSRLFRYEQPSFHVDEPLSAASAGLRMHDPRVTQAVRLMEEHIEQPLVLARLARRVGISARHLQDLFQQSIGAPPHVHYLALRLNAARRKVIETTGSFADIAAATGFNSASAFARSYRAGFSESPSETRRRLRRRITLSQAPP; encoded by the coding sequence ATGTTTTTATTCTCCCCGTCTTGTCAGGCATTACGCGACAGGATCAGCGGCAATGCTTTGCATTTTCGGAGGTCATCGATACATTATCGGAAACCTTGGGAGGTGGCCTTGCTGCAGCGATCGACGGAACGGCTCGATATCGACCTTCTCGTCCTGCCGGATACCAACCTGATCCTGATCGCATCGGTCATTGAGCCGCTGCGCGGCGCCAACCGCATCGCCGGCAGCGAGCTCTATCGCTGGCGGCTGCTGACGCCGGACGGCGCGCCGGTCCCGACCACCAGCCACATCGCCATCCCGGCCGAGGGCATCTTCCGGGCGACGACCGAGGACAAGCCGCTCTTCGTGCTGGCGAGTTACAACTGGCACCGCAGCGCGACGCCGGCACTCAAGATGCAGCTTTCCCAGGCCGCCCGCTACCGCAGGATCATTGCCGGCATCGAGTCGGGCACATGGCTGCTGGCCGAAGCAAGCCTGCTCGACGGGCTGCGGGCGACGGTCCACTGGGAGGATTACGAGGATTTTGCCCTGGCCTATCCTGAGGTCGGGGCCGTCAAGGACCGGTTCGTCATCGACGGCAAGCGGCTGACGACATCAGGATCGCTGCCGACCGTCGACCTGATGCTGGAGGTGATCCGGCAGCGGCAAGGTTATTCGCTGGCGCTCGAAGTCAGCCGGCTGTTCCGTTACGAGCAGCCTTCCTTCCATGTCGACGAACCGCTGTCCGCAGCCTCGGCAGGCCTACGCATGCACGATCCTCGTGTCACCCAGGCGGTGCGGCTGATGGAAGAGCATATCGAGCAGCCTCTGGTGTTGGCCCGGCTCGCCCGCAGGGTGGGCATCAGCGCCCGGCATCTACAGGATCTTTTCCAGCAGAGCATCGGCGCGCCGCCGCATGTGCATTATCTCGCGCTCCGCCTGAACGCGGCGCGCCGCAAGGTGATCGAGACGACAGGCTCCTTTGCCGACATCGCCGCGGCGACCGGCTTCAATTCGGCCTCGGCCTTTGCAAGAAGCTACCGGGCGGGTTTCTCCGAGAGCCCATCGGAGACGAGGCGGCGGCTGCGCCGCCGCATCACCCTATCACAGGCGCCGCCATAG
- a CDS encoding carnitine 3-dehydrogenase, which yields MTKISKAACIGGGVIGGGWIARFLLAGIDVDVFDPHPEAGRIVGEVIANAEKAYAMLTGAPLPPPGRLRFCPTLAEAVADADWIQESVPERLDLKRRVLTEIDAAARPDALIGSSTSGLLPTDLQRDMTHPERLFVAHPYNPVYLLPLVEIVGGAKTSAATIQAAMERLAPIGMKGVHIAKEIEAFVGDRLLEALWREALWLIHDDICTVETLDDVIRYSFGLRWAQMGLFQTYRIAGGEAGMRHFLAQFGPCLAWPWTKLTDVVDLDDALIEKIGRQSDEQAAGLSIRELERIRDENLVGILQALKGGHGGKGWGAGKLLKDFEQSLWAKGGGETMTADPSKPLRLVEAKVSPAWVDYNGHMTEHRYLQVFGDTSDALLRLIGVDLAYVEAGHSYYTVETHIRHLGEAKLGQAIHSTCRILDVDEKRLHVFHTLHDTATGEPLATAEQMLLHVDSKAGKATPAPAAVLDRVKAIASAHAALALPEGAGRYVGQKR from the coding sequence ATGACCAAGATCAGCAAGGCGGCCTGTATCGGCGGCGGCGTCATCGGCGGCGGATGGATCGCCCGCTTCCTGCTCGCCGGCATCGACGTCGATGTGTTCGACCCGCATCCGGAAGCAGGCCGCATCGTCGGCGAAGTGATCGCCAATGCCGAAAAAGCTTACGCCATGCTGACCGGCGCACCGCTGCCGCCGCCAGGCAGGCTTCGCTTCTGCCCGACGCTGGCGGAAGCCGTCGCCGATGCCGACTGGATCCAGGAAAGCGTGCCGGAAAGGCTCGACCTCAAGCGCCGCGTGCTGACCGAGATCGACGCCGCGGCCCGCCCGGACGCGCTGATCGGCTCGTCCACGTCGGGCCTGCTGCCGACCGATCTGCAGCGCGACATGACGCATCCCGAACGGCTCTTCGTCGCCCATCCCTACAATCCCGTCTATCTGCTGCCGCTCGTCGAAATCGTCGGCGGCGCAAAGACCTCGGCGGCGACCATTCAGGCGGCGATGGAAAGACTGGCGCCGATCGGCATGAAGGGCGTCCACATCGCCAAGGAGATCGAGGCCTTCGTCGGCGACCGGCTGCTCGAAGCGCTCTGGCGCGAGGCTCTCTGGCTCATCCATGACGATATCTGCACCGTCGAGACGCTCGACGACGTCATCCGCTATTCCTTCGGCCTGCGCTGGGCGCAGATGGGTCTGTTCCAGACCTACCGCATCGCCGGCGGCGAGGCCGGCATGCGTCATTTCCTCGCCCAGTTCGGCCCCTGTCTTGCCTGGCCCTGGACCAAGCTTACCGATGTCGTCGATCTCGACGATGCGCTGATTGAAAAGATCGGCCGGCAATCCGACGAGCAGGCGGCCGGCTTGTCGATCCGCGAACTCGAACGCATCCGCGACGAAAATCTCGTCGGTATCCTGCAGGCGCTGAAGGGCGGTCATGGCGGCAAGGGCTGGGGCGCCGGCAAGCTGCTCAAGGACTTCGAGCAATCGCTCTGGGCGAAGGGTGGCGGCGAGACCATGACCGCCGATCCTTCGAAACCGCTGCGGCTTGTCGAAGCGAAAGTGAGTCCTGCCTGGGTCGACTATAACGGCCATATGACCGAGCACCGCTATCTGCAGGTTTTCGGCGATACGTCGGATGCGCTGCTACGCCTGATCGGCGTCGATCTCGCCTATGTCGAGGCGGGGCACAGCTACTACACGGTGGAGACCCATATCCGCCATCTCGGCGAGGCGAAACTCGGACAGGCGATCCATTCGACCTGCCGGATCCTTGATGTCGACGAGAAGCGGCTGCACGTCTTTCACACGCTGCACGATACGGCAACGGGCGAGCCCCTCGCGACCGCCGAGCAGATGCTGCTGCATGTCGACAGCAAGGCGGGTAAGGCCACCCCGGCGCCGGCCGCCGTGCTCGACAGGGTGAAGGCGATCGCGAGTGCCCATGCGGCGTTGGCGCTGCCTGAAGGCGCCGGCCGTTACGTCGGTCAGAAACGATAG
- a CDS encoding 3-keto-5-aminohexanoate cleavage protein: protein MPLAMNRDVFITCAVTGAGDTVSKSSHVPITPKQIADSAIDAAKAGAAVVHCHVRDPETGAASRRNDLYREVTERIRSADIDVVLNLTAGMGGDLIFGDVESPLPLNPRGTDMAGASERVSHVAECLPEICTLDCGTMNFNLGDYVMTNTPAMLRAMAKKMTDLGVRPEIEAFDTGHLWFAKQLAEEGLIEDPVLIQLCMGIPWGAPDDLNTFMAMVNNVPQSWTFSAFSIGRNAMAYPAAAVLAGGNVRVGLEDNLFVGKGQLATNAQLVEKAVQVVEGMGARIIGPEDVRKKLKLTKR from the coding sequence ATGCCTCTAGCGATGAACCGCGATGTCTTCATCACCTGCGCTGTCACCGGCGCCGGCGATACGGTCTCCAAATCCAGCCACGTTCCCATCACTCCCAAGCAGATCGCGGATTCCGCGATCGACGCCGCCAAGGCTGGGGCGGCTGTTGTTCACTGCCATGTCCGTGATCCGGAAACGGGGGCCGCCAGCCGTCGCAACGATCTCTACAGGGAGGTCACCGAGCGCATCCGCTCGGCTGACATCGACGTTGTCCTCAATCTCACGGCCGGCATGGGCGGGGATCTGATCTTCGGCGATGTCGAAAGTCCCCTTCCCCTCAATCCGAGAGGCACGGATATGGCCGGCGCCAGCGAGCGCGTCAGCCATGTCGCCGAATGCCTGCCGGAGATCTGCACGCTCGACTGCGGCACGATGAACTTCAATCTCGGCGACTATGTCATGACCAATACGCCGGCGATGCTGCGGGCGATGGCGAAGAAGATGACGGATCTCGGCGTGCGGCCGGAGATCGAAGCCTTCGACACCGGCCATCTCTGGTTCGCCAAGCAGCTCGCCGAAGAGGGCCTGATCGAAGATCCGGTGCTGATTCAGCTCTGCATGGGCATTCCGTGGGGGGCGCCCGACGATCTCAACACCTTCATGGCGATGGTCAACAACGTGCCTCAGAGCTGGACCTTCTCGGCTTTTTCGATCGGCCGCAACGCCATGGCCTATCCGGCAGCCGCGGTTCTGGCCGGCGGCAATGTGCGCGTCGGCCTTGAGGACAACCTCTTCGTCGGCAAGGGCCAGCTCGCCACCAATGCGCAACTCGTCGAAAAGGCGGTGCAGGTGGTGGAAGGCATGGGGGCGCGGATCATCGGACCGGAAGATGTGCGCAAGAAGCTGAAGCTGACGAAACGCTGA
- a CDS encoding transporter substrate-binding domain-containing protein: MLRISFQTMVRGALMAGGLGIFLAAASPFPAAAQDPMPMRIAVEGAFPPFNYLDANNKLQGFDIDIANALCEVGKFECQFIMEKWDDIIPNLVADKYDAIISSMSMSLERRQKVAFTEKYYNSPSVFIARKDSPISDISPAGLSGKILGVTSSTAQESYANHLYPEMKKKVFRSSPELYKGLSDGSVDIILEDKLAIYDWIANTKAGTCCEFKGPDLVDVTYFGEGAGIALRLDDKERLTRLNDALKTIKADGTYDMINAKYFPFSIE, translated from the coding sequence ATGCTGCGCATATCCTTTCAGACTATGGTGCGCGGGGCGCTGATGGCGGGCGGGCTGGGTATCTTCTTGGCCGCGGCCTCGCCCTTCCCGGCGGCCGCGCAAGATCCGATGCCGATGCGAATTGCCGTCGAAGGCGCATTTCCGCCCTTCAACTATCTCGATGCCAACAACAAGCTTCAGGGTTTCGATATCGATATCGCCAATGCGCTTTGCGAAGTCGGCAAGTTCGAATGCCAGTTCATCATGGAGAAATGGGACGATATCATCCCCAATCTCGTTGCCGATAAATACGACGCGATCATCTCGTCCATGTCGATGAGCCTCGAGCGGCGGCAAAAGGTTGCCTTTACGGAGAAATACTACAACAGCCCGTCGGTGTTCATAGCCCGGAAAGATTCGCCGATCAGCGATATCAGTCCCGCTGGCCTCAGCGGCAAAATCCTCGGGGTGACGTCGTCGACGGCGCAGGAATCCTACGCCAACCATCTCTATCCGGAGATGAAGAAGAAGGTCTTCCGGTCTTCGCCTGAATTGTACAAGGGATTGTCGGACGGCAGCGTCGATATCATCCTGGAGGACAAACTCGCCATTTACGACTGGATCGCCAATACGAAGGCGGGAACCTGCTGCGAGTTCAAAGGACCGGATCTGGTCGACGTCACATATTTCGGTGAAGGTGCCGGCATCGCGCTGCGCCTGGATGACAAGGAACGCCTTACGCGCTTGAACGACGCATTGAAGACCATCAAGGCGGACGGGACCTATGACATGATCAACGCAAAATATTTCCCGTTCAGCATCGAGTAG
- a CDS encoding LysR substrate-binding domain-containing protein, producing the protein MHEPIESDLLRTFLVVAETLNFSAAAQRIGRTQSAVSTQIKRLEEAIGEMLFERGARGVLLTRQGIQLVPYARRVIDLLNEAAVTIRSKPLDGPVRIGIPEEYSQTVLPAALAAFAVRHPAVEVTVSCDYTVRNLAALERDELDLAVVFDWSDQNKGEVLCIDPTVWVTSMVHRLHDIDPLPVATYRNSTWSRDFALRSLEQIGRNYRIAFIADTGSGLKNAVTAGLAVTTLSRSSIPPGCRELTAEDGFPPVDSSKVVLRRSTYRSSEAVRVLAEMVREAFQPMAAPVIG; encoded by the coding sequence ATGCATGAACCGATCGAGAGCGACCTGCTGCGAACCTTTCTGGTTGTCGCCGAAACCTTGAATTTCTCCGCGGCTGCCCAGCGCATCGGGCGGACGCAATCGGCCGTCAGCACCCAGATCAAGAGGCTCGAGGAGGCGATCGGCGAAATGCTTTTCGAGCGCGGCGCCCGCGGCGTGCTGCTCACCCGCCAGGGCATACAGCTCGTCCCTTATGCCCGTAGAGTCATCGATCTCTTGAACGAGGCTGCCGTGACGATCCGCAGCAAACCGCTCGACGGGCCTGTGCGTATCGGAATTCCCGAGGAGTACAGCCAGACGGTGCTGCCGGCAGCGCTCGCGGCTTTCGCGGTGCGGCATCCGGCGGTCGAGGTCACGGTGTCCTGCGACTATACGGTCCGCAACCTTGCCGCCCTGGAACGGGACGAACTCGATCTCGCCGTCGTTTTCGACTGGAGCGATCAGAACAAGGGCGAGGTTCTCTGCATTGATCCGACAGTCTGGGTCACGTCGATGGTCCATCGGCTGCATGACATCGATCCGCTGCCCGTTGCGACCTATCGCAACTCCACCTGGTCACGTGATTTTGCACTCCGCTCGCTGGAGCAGATCGGCCGCAACTACCGGATCGCCTTCATCGCCGATACCGGCTCGGGGCTGAAGAATGCCGTGACCGCAGGCCTTGCCGTCACCACGCTTTCCCGCAGCAGCATCCCGCCCGGCTGCCGGGAGCTGACCGCCGAAGACGGTTTTCCGCCGGTCGATTCCTCGAAGGTCGTGCTTCGACGGAGCACCTATCGCTCCAGCGAAGCCGTCCGGGTGCTTGCCGAGATGGTGCGCGAAGCCTTCCAGCCTATGGCGGCGCCTGTGATAGGGTGA
- a CDS encoding acyl-CoA dehydrogenase family protein, with translation MDFGLAQEQEMIVETVRAFVETEIYPHENEVERTGIVPPELGRQIQRKCIDLGFYACNFPEEIGGAGLDHLTFTLVERELGRGSLGLTVFFGRPSGILMACEGEQRERYLLPAVRGEKIDALAITEPDAGSDMRGMKCAARRDGGDFVLNGTKHFISHADVADFVIVFAATGEEETPKGIKKKITAFLVDRGTPGFEILKGYDSVSHRGYHNCTLSFTDCRIPEAQVLGEVHRGFDIANQWLYGTRLTVAATCVGRARRVFEMALPYAAERKQFGRPIGANQGVSFKLADMITEIDAADWLTLAAAWRLDAGLAADRQIASAKLYASEMLARVTDEAIQIFGGMGLMDDLPLARFWRDARVERIWDGTSEIQRHIISRDLLRPLGA, from the coding sequence ATGGATTTCGGTCTCGCCCAAGAACAGGAAATGATCGTCGAGACGGTTCGCGCCTTCGTCGAGACCGAGATCTATCCGCACGAGAACGAGGTCGAGCGGACCGGCATCGTTCCGCCGGAGCTCGGCCGCCAAATCCAACGCAAATGCATCGATCTCGGCTTCTATGCCTGCAATTTCCCCGAGGAGATCGGCGGCGCCGGCCTCGATCACCTCACCTTCACGCTGGTCGAACGGGAGCTCGGACGTGGCTCGCTCGGCCTGACTGTCTTCTTCGGCCGGCCCTCCGGCATTCTGATGGCCTGCGAGGGCGAGCAGCGCGAGCGTTACCTCCTGCCGGCAGTGCGCGGCGAGAAGATCGACGCGCTCGCCATTACCGAGCCGGACGCCGGCTCCGACATGCGCGGCATGAAGTGTGCTGCCCGCCGCGACGGCGGCGACTTCGTGCTCAACGGCACGAAACATTTCATCTCCCATGCCGATGTCGCTGATTTCGTCATCGTCTTTGCCGCGACGGGCGAAGAGGAAACGCCGAAGGGCATCAAGAAGAAGATCACCGCCTTCCTCGTCGATCGCGGCACGCCGGGCTTCGAGATCCTGAAAGGCTATGATTCCGTTTCGCACAGGGGCTACCACAATTGCACCCTGAGTTTTACCGATTGCCGGATCCCCGAAGCCCAGGTGCTGGGCGAGGTGCATCGCGGCTTCGATATCGCCAATCAGTGGCTCTACGGCACGCGATTGACCGTCGCCGCCACCTGCGTCGGCCGGGCACGCCGCGTCTTCGAGATGGCCCTGCCCTATGCCGCCGAGCGCAAGCAGTTCGGCAGGCCGATCGGCGCCAATCAGGGCGTCTCCTTCAAGCTTGCCGATATGATCACCGAGATCGACGCCGCTGATTGGCTGACGCTTGCAGCCGCCTGGCGGCTCGACGCCGGCCTTGCCGCCGACCGTCAGATCGCTTCGGCCAAGCTCTATGCCTCCGAAATGCTGGCTCGCGTGACGGATGAAGCGATCCAGATCTTCGGCGGCATGGGTCTCATGGATGACTTGCCGCTCGCCCGCTTCTGGCGCGATGCGCGCGTCGAGCGCATCTGGGATGGCACCTCGGAAATCCAGCGGCATATCATCAGCCGCGACCTGCTCCGGCCGCTGGGAGCATGA
- a CDS encoding DMT family transporter has protein sequence MTIENPTTRLAGSEHEKGVLLIVAATLAWSASGVYSRLLTTDVWTAIAWRSLFGGLFLLIPCLFLEGGISRRQWRSVFHPSGLAMIACQTLSQGCFIGALYMTTVANVTMIYATTPFIAALFGWLILRERVARRTMIAGAVSLFGVGVIVASSIGGGTGWGDLLALGMTASFALVIIIPRVSPGVPSLPPTVVSAFLTLVIFAPFGSVGSLDLHNWIVLAAFGATNFSLALVLFLAGAKRMPPAEAALIGTMEIVLTPFWVWLLFSEQPPVATYFGGAIILGAVFWHTAVDFTRGRRSYDG, from the coding sequence GTGACCATTGAAAATCCGACCACGCGCCTCGCAGGCAGCGAGCACGAGAAGGGTGTGCTTCTCATCGTTGCCGCGACGCTCGCCTGGAGTGCGAGCGGCGTTTATTCGCGGCTGCTCACGACCGACGTATGGACGGCGATCGCCTGGCGGTCGCTGTTCGGAGGCCTGTTCCTGCTGATCCCCTGCCTTTTCCTCGAAGGGGGCATCTCGCGGCGGCAATGGCGTTCCGTCTTCCATCCCAGCGGCCTTGCGATGATCGCATGCCAGACCCTCAGTCAGGGATGTTTCATCGGGGCGCTCTACATGACCACCGTCGCCAATGTGACGATGATCTATGCGACGACGCCCTTCATCGCGGCTCTGTTCGGCTGGCTCATCCTCAGAGAGAGGGTCGCCAGGCGGACGATGATTGCCGGCGCCGTGTCCCTCTTCGGCGTCGGCGTCATCGTCGCCTCGTCGATCGGCGGCGGCACCGGCTGGGGTGATCTCTTGGCGCTCGGCATGACCGCCTCCTTCGCGCTCGTCATCATCATTCCGCGCGTCAGCCCCGGCGTGCCGAGCCTGCCGCCGACCGTCGTCAGCGCTTTCCTGACGCTCGTCATCTTCGCGCCCTTCGGTTCGGTCGGCTCGCTCGACCTGCACAACTGGATCGTGCTTGCCGCCTTCGGCGCCACCAATTTCTCGCTGGCGCTGGTGCTCTTCCTCGCCGGAGCGAAGCGAATGCCGCCAGCCGAAGCCGCGCTGATCGGCACGATGGAAATCGTGCTGACGCCCTTCTGGGTCTGGCTGCTGTTTTCGGAACAGCCGCCCGTCGCCACCTATTTCGGCGGCGCGATCATCCTCGGCGCGGTGTTCTGGCACACGGCGGTCGACTTCACCAGGGGCCGGCGGAGTTACGACGGCTAA
- the fdhA gene encoding formaldehyde dehydrogenase, glutathione-independent, which translates to MSKNRGVVYLRPGKVEVRDIDDPKLEAPDGRRIEHGVILKVISTNICGSDQHMVRGRTTAMPGLVLGHEITGEVIEKGVDVEMLDIGDIVSVPFNVACGRCRCCKSQDTGVCLTVNPARAGGAYGYVDMGGWIGGQARYVTIPYADFNLLKIPDRDKAMAKIRDLTMLSDILPTGFHGAVRAGVGVGSTVYVAGAGPVGLAAAASARILGAAVVMIGDFNKDRLAHAAKVGFEPIDLSKSDRLGDMIAQVVGSNEVDSAIDAVGFEARGHSGGEQPAIVLNQMMEITRAAGSIGIPGLYVTEDPGAVDNAAKHGNLSLRFGLGWAKAQSFHTGQTPVLKYNRQLMQAILHDRLPIADIVNAKVIPLDEAAAGYESFDHGAATKFVLDPHGEVAKAA; encoded by the coding sequence ATGAGCAAGAATAGAGGCGTCGTTTATTTGAGGCCGGGCAAGGTCGAAGTTCGCGACATCGACGACCCGAAGCTGGAAGCACCCGACGGCCGCCGCATCGAGCACGGCGTCATCCTGAAGGTGATCTCGACCAATATCTGCGGCTCCGACCAGCACATGGTCCGCGGCCGCACGACCGCAATGCCGGGCCTGGTCCTCGGTCATGAAATCACCGGCGAGGTCATCGAGAAAGGCGTCGACGTCGAGATGCTCGACATCGGCGATATCGTCTCGGTGCCGTTCAATGTCGCCTGCGGCCGTTGCCGCTGCTGCAAGTCCCAGGATACCGGCGTCTGCCTGACGGTGAACCCGGCTCGCGCCGGCGGCGCTTACGGCTATGTCGACATGGGCGGCTGGATCGGCGGACAGGCGCGCTACGTCACCATTCCCTATGCCGATTTCAACCTGCTCAAAATCCCCGATCGGGACAAGGCGATGGCGAAGATCCGCGATCTCACCATGCTCTCCGACATTCTGCCCACCGGCTTCCATGGCGCGGTGCGCGCCGGCGTCGGGGTCGGATCGACCGTCTACGTCGCAGGCGCCGGTCCCGTCGGCCTTGCGGCTGCGGCTTCGGCACGCATCCTCGGCGCCGCTGTCGTCATGATCGGTGACTTCAACAAGGACCGCCTGGCGCATGCGGCAAAAGTCGGCTTCGAACCGATCGATCTCTCCAAGAGCGACCGTCTCGGCGACATGATCGCCCAAGTCGTCGGCAGCAACGAAGTGGACAGCGCCATCGACGCGGTCGGCTTCGAAGCGCGCGGCCATTCGGGCGGCGAACAGCCGGCGATCGTGCTCAATCAGATGATGGAGATCACCCGCGCCGCAGGTTCGATCGGCATTCCCGGCCTTTACGTCACCGAGGATCCTGGTGCCGTCGACAACGCCGCCAAACACGGCAATCTGTCGCTCCGCTTCGGCCTCGGCTGGGCCAAGGCGCAGTCCTTCCACACCGGCCAGACGCCGGTGCTCAAGTACAATCGTCAACTGATGCAGGCGATCCTGCACGACCGGCTGCCGATTGCCGATATCGTCAACGCCAAGGTCATCCCGCTCGACGAAGCGGCCGCAGGCTATGAAAGCTTCGACCACGGAGCGGCGACGAAATTCGTCCTCGATCCGCACGGCGAGGTAGCGAAAGCCGCCTAA